From the Drosophila sechellia strain sech25 chromosome X, ASM438219v1, whole genome shotgun sequence genome, the window TTACAGATGAACTATCTTTTTGCGATAGCTTCGATTTACTGGAACACACACTCACCTGTCGTAGCGGCGAATATAGGGATCGTAGGACCTGGATGGGTACATCGGTGGAGCACTGGCCAGCAGTTTGCCGGAGTAATCGCCGTACCAGGGCAGTGGCTTGTGGGCAACTCCACTGACCGGCCTGTTCAGCGAAGCCAAATTGCCCTCGCCGTGAATCCTAATGGCTGAGGAGGCACTCAGATCATTATCGGCCCCATAGGGATCCGCCATTCTTCGAGGTCCCAGATAGTAATCGTAGTCCTTGTATCCCAAGGGCGGCTTCTGGTAATTCATCTGCTTTGGCTGCGTGGGATCCAGGACGGCCATGCCCATAGTATCCACCACGCTGCTGTCCTTCGCCTCCATATCCAGACTACGGTTAGGGTCCTCGAAACTGGGATTCGCCGCAATGCAGTTGGCCAGCAGCAGTGGCATCAGACAGCGCATCCACATATGGATGACAATATTCTCGGACATCGTGCAGAAGTACAGCCAATGCGCTCGGAGTGCCAGGTCGAAGTGCTCCACTAATCGCTGCAAAACTTTATTGAAAGGTTGGGCATTAAACGCTACAATGATTCGGCGACATGGTAAGTTGAACTTCAAAGCCGTTTGTTCTGGCTGCTTTGTTGGTCATTCTATTGGAGCAGTGAACCGCACTACTCGTAGTACATTCCCCGATTTCACCGCTTGCACAAAAATAAgcataataatataaacaacCCACCCACCCATAGAACTTCTCCCATTGCACCAGTCTGTGTGCTAAATACATGTAAAGACACTAGTTTAGTTGCAATCCGACAAAAACAGATAAATCAGCTAGCCTATAACCAACTaattttattcatttctttctttcaccaACATACCTTtgccatacacacacatgtgctTTAGATCGCCATGAACTTTTTTAGATTAGTTGTTACCTCAAAGAATATTTGATCGCAAATAGTAAATAGAATCCACGtatgttttcttttatatatttttaaattttgggACTTAGGTATAggtaaataattattatataaattagtTTGCATAACAAAttaatattacaaataattaaataactaAGGCCCATTTTCTAATCATCGCGGTCGGCTGAAATTGGCTTGTGACGAAGGAAATCATACGTAACTTTCTCAGTTCACAAGTTGACCTCATCGCAACATGATGATGAATAGAAGGCCGAAGGGTTAATGTTAATGTTGGATAAACAGCGTTCGGAAGAGCTCGTCATAGAGCTGCTGTTCCGGAAACGATTGTTTAAAATTCCTTAGTTTGGCAGCTTAGAGCGACAAATGAGGCCACTCCCCACGACACTGGATTTCGTAATCAGGTTTTGGGAAGCTggtggttttcttttgttgaCGATCTTTGTACCGTTCATGGGCTGATTTGAACGCCGAGGAGCATCTACAGCTGAATATGCGTTGCCCTTAGAAAATAATTATGTTTTGCAATTGTGACAGCGTGGACCCAAAGTGTGTGCTCTCGGGCAGGTTCTTGATTTGCAACAACCACCGCTGACACTCGGCGCACTTCCTCTGTCGATCCTCGCGTGTCACATCGACGCCCAGGCCATTGGCTGCCCAGGAATCGAGGTTCTCCTGTATAGTTGGCAAGAAGTTCGACAGTATAATGCGCAGGGTATCACAGGCTCTCGTAAAGTGGCTGAAATACAGATTGTGATTACTTGGGCTACCTCTTCGTTTATGTTTATCTGTACTCACAACTTGTGTTGGCTTTGCAAGAGTTCGTAAATCTCTGGCAGCACAAACATGCAGAAGTCCAAGTTCCACGAGGACCTGTAATGGTATTAAACTCCTATTGCTATCACTATcgcattaatatttataatattatgcTTACGGTTTCTCCAGTATGGCTCCGAGTAGATCTATGAAAATGGATTTGCCACAACTCTTTGCCTGCCTTAATGCGCCCAGCATATCGTGAGACCTACATAATTACCAATGTATGTATCAATTGATTGATATGCTTAAAATATACGTGCATCCAATACTTACCTTGTTGCGTGCCGCAGCAAATCCAGGCTAGACTGGCGATTGCTCAGCTCCTGCAGCACAGCCTCATGTGACCTCGAGAGCATATCGAAGTCGTGGTCATCCATTATAATGCGATTGTTCATTGGCTGCTGCTGGAATAATATGACGTTAATTAAATGAAGGGCACCAAGCGAACGTTTTAAACACTCACGTGAATTTGCTTTTCCTGAGTTTTAGCCTGGTGAGACGTACGCATATCCAGGGTGGTGCGGGATCGCATCGGTGGCTTTGTGATGATTTCCACGTTGATATTTTTCTGTTGATTGTTCTCCTTGCTGAACTGACTCTGGGCCGAGCCCATTGGCCGTTTGTTCTTGTTGACGACATTCGAGGAGGAGGACTTTTTCAGTACCATATTGTCGTCCAGCTTGTGCAGTTCCATGGAGCTAACCGAGGAGACCTGGCTTAGCTTGCTGCCACCAAAGATGCCCGTGGACGTCTGCTTTGCGCCGGCCATGTTGCTCGTTGTCCTCTTGTGCAGGGTGGTGGTAGTGGTCCTCTTGATCGACTTGGACGAGGCGTTGATCGTGGAGGTGGCGGGCACTGGCTTATAGTTATTGGTAATGTAGTTCAGGTTCTGATTGACCGGAAAGTCCTCGGCCATTTCGTAGTTATCATAGTTGTTGAGTATTGGCGGATTGCTATCGTTCAGATTGAACTCCAACTGCTGCACATCCGCCTCCTCGTTCTTGTCCAGCGAATATTGATTGTAAATGTCCGGCTTGTGCAGCGAACTGGGTTCGTTCAAGGACATCAGGCGGGTATCGATGGCCCCGTAACTACTACCATAGCTGGCCATATTATCAGGCACTCTGGAGTACTTACCCTGCCTCAGGGAGGAATCGATTGCTCCGCCATATACGACATGATGCGGCGCCAGGTCCGCCGACGATCCGGCCATCGTAACCAAGTGGACAGGTGGCAACGAGGACATTGGAGAAGTCTCCGCCGACTCCAGCACCGCCTCGTTCACAACCTCCAGACTATAGTTGGGCGAGGACAATCCACTCTTGTCGCCCTCGTGCTCCTCCTGCACCTGTGCCGGCTTGGCACCACCCACTGACAGCCTGAACTTCTGGTTGCCACGTGTGAAG encodes:
- the LOC6620229 gene encoding uncharacterized protein LOC6620229 → MSENIVIHMWMRCLMPLLLANCIAANPSFEDPNRSLDMEAKDSSVVDTMGMAVLDPTQPKQMNYQKPPLGYKDYDYYLGPRRMADPYGADNDLSASSAIRIHGEGNLASLNRPVSGVAHKPLPWYGDYSGKLLASAPPMYPSRSYDPYIRRYDRYDEQYHRNYPQYFEDMFMHRQRFDPYDSYSPRIPQYPEPYVMYPDRYPDAPPLRDYPKMRRGYIGDPMAPIDSYSSSKYVSSKQSDLNFPVRNERIVYYAHLPEIVRTPYDSGSPEDRNLAPYKPNKKKIKNIQRPLTNNSTTYKMTL
- the LOC6620230 gene encoding katanin p80 WD40 repeat-containing subunit B1 isoform X1, with the protein product MALPRKLISKIYDIKAHDSRVTSLDLGETGRVLVTGGEDRNVNLWAIGQNECFMSLTGHNRSIDCVRFAYKDNFVYSADDIGIIRRWDLNSQKIYSTLNGHMKSVRTLDFNPSGEYVVSGSNDTTVRLWDVQNENNCIKVCRGHMSHVNSVKFSPDGLWIASAGLEGSILIWDIRKSKQIMEFIADPPVTAITCVQFHPFEFLLAAGRVDGTVSIYDLEHQQLVSQTTHFYGQAIRCITFSDNGECLFVGSSSGISVIGWEPDRELDHIKSTWSSLADMKVVNNKLICGCHEIDTVSINTISLDRVIPFYQPPNSLPNFKHNSTNRKSFTRGNQKFRLSVGGAKPAQVQEEHEGDKSGLSSPNYSLEVVNEAVLESAETSPMSSLPPVHLVTMAGSSADLAPHHVVYGGAIDSSLRQGKYSRVPDNMASYGSSYGAIDTRLMSLNEPSSLHKPDIYNQYSLDKNEEADVQQLEFNLNDSNPPILNNYDNYEMAEDFPVNQNLNYITNNYKPVPATSTINASSKSIKRTTTTTLHKRTTSNMAGAKQTSTGIFGGSKLSQVSSVSSMELHKLDDNMVLKKSSSSNVVNKNKRPMGSAQSQFSKENNQQKNINVEIITKPPMRSRTTLDMRTSHQAKTQEKQIHQQPMNNRIIMDDHDFDMLSRSHEAVLQELSNRQSSLDLLRHATRSHDMLGALRQAKSCGKSIFIDLLGAILEKPSSWNLDFCMFVLPEIYELLQSQHKFHFTRACDTLRIILSNFLPTIQENLDSWAANGLGVDVTREDRQRKCAECQRWLLQIKNLPESTHFGSTLSQLQNIIIF
- the LOC6620230 gene encoding katanin p80 WD40 repeat-containing subunit B1 isoform X2 — its product is MALPRKLISKIYDIKAHDSRVTSLDLGETGRVLVTGGEDRNVNLWAIGQNECFMSLTGHNRSIDCVRFAYKDNFVYSADDIGIIRRWDLNSQKIYSTLNGHMKSVRTLDFNPSGEYVVSGSNDTTVRLWDVQNENNCIKVCRGHMSHVNSVKFSPDGLWIASAGLEGSILIWDIRKSKQIMEFIADPPVTAITCVQFHPFEFLLAAGRVDGTVSIYDLEHQQLVSQTTHFYGQAIRCITFSDNGECLFVGSSSGISVIGWEPDRELDHIKSTWSSLADMKVVNNKLICGCHEIDTVSINTISLDRVIPFYQPPNSLPNFKHNSTNRKSFTRGNQKFRLSVGGAKPAQVQEEHEGDKSGLSSPNYSLEVVNEAVLESAETSPMSSLPPVHLVTMAGSSADLAPHHVVYGGAIDSSLRQGKYSRVPDNMASYGSSYGAIDTRLMSLNEPSSLHKPDIYNQYSLDKNEEADVQQLEFNLNDSNPPILNNYDNYEMAEDFPVNQNLNYITNNYKPVPATSTINASSKSIKRTTTTTLHKRTTSNMAGAKQTSTGIFGGSKLSQVSSVSSMELHKLDDNMVLKKSSSSNVVNKNKRPMGSAQSQFSKENNQQKNINVEIITKPPMRSRTTLDMRTSHQAKTQEKQIHQPMNNRIIMDDHDFDMLSRSHEAVLQELSNRQSSLDLLRHATRSHDMLGALRQAKSCGKSIFIDLLGAILEKPSSWNLDFCMFVLPEIYELLQSQHKFHFTRACDTLRIILSNFLPTIQENLDSWAANGLGVDVTREDRQRKCAECQRWLLQIKNLPESTHFGSTLSQLQNIIIF